The Acidimicrobiales bacterium sequence GGCCGATGGCCGCGAGGCCGTAGGCGTAGCCGGCGCCGGTGGCGGCGGCTGCGTTCTTGGCATCGTCAGCAGTCGGGGCTTCAGCATCAGCGGCAAGCGCAGCAAGCTGGCTCAGGGTGCTCATTTGGGTGCTCTCCTGGATTGTTTGGGTAGAAGACTTGGTTGAAGGATCAGTGCGCCGGGTGAAGCGCCATGCCGATGTAGACGGCGGTGAGGATCGTGAACACGAAGGCCTGGATCAGCGACACACCGACCTCGAAGGCGGTGAAGGCGAGCAGGCCGGCGAAGGTGAACGGCTCGACGATGAACAGCAGCGAGGCCGAGAACACCGAGATGCACAGCACCGAGAAGGTGACGAGCAGGATGTGGCCGGCGAGCATGTTGGCGAAGAGACGAACGGCGTGGCTGAAGGGCCGGATCAGGAAGTTCGACAGGAACTCGATCGGCGTGACGAGCAGGTAGAGGGCCTTCGGCACGCCCGGCGGCACGAGGACTTCCTTGATGTAGCCGAGCCCGTTGTGCTTGATGCCCACCGAGATCCAGGTGACGTAGACGATCAGGGCGAGGACGAGTGGTCCGGCCATGCGGGCGTTGCCCGGCATCTGGAAGAAGGGGATGACCTCGGTGATGTTGCCGATGAAGATGAAGAGGAACAGCGAGGTGAGCAACGGCATGTAGCGCCGTCCGTCGGGGCCGATCGCGGCCTGGACGACCT is a genomic window containing:
- the atpB gene encoding F0F1 ATP synthase subunit A produces the protein MIFGAVEFPPIENVIEWPAFLFEGSDYFAFNKIGLIYGLGFLLPTALFLIAARGDGLVPRGVRTVAEGIVEFIDVQVVQAAIGPDGRRYMPLLTSLFLFIFIGNITEVIPFFQMPGNARMAGPLVLALIVYVTWISVGIKHNGLGYIKEVLVPPGVPKALYLLVTPIEFLSNFLIRPFSHAVRLFANMLAGHILLVTFSVLCISVFSASLLFIVEPFTFAGLLAFTAFEVGVSLIQAFVFTILTAVYIGMALHPAH